The proteins below are encoded in one region of Arenibacter algicola:
- a CDS encoding GDSL-type esterase/lipase family protein, translated as MKQLLLLIIGLFSIAESMGSTFQDPIKIACVGNSITYGSGVANREKNAYPEQLQSMLGNTYQVRNFGVSGSTLLKNGDKPYLKTEAYSNALKFRPDIVFIKLGTNDSKLSNRVHLDNFEGDYIDLVNSFKKENGNARIILLLPVPAFTTDTTRIWNEVIKNKITPMTRRVAYKTNSEVLDLCQLFIDQPGLLPDKIHPSSLGATVIAKRIYEAVIQNEIEKLEILKSKEVKVSETANFYGYDLTDFEYKGIPCKVVKPKKVAPGAPWVLRARFWGHEPQTDIALLERGFHIAYCDVANLFGGPEAMKRWDRFYGLMTQAGLSKKVVLEGMSRGGLIVYNWAEKNPEKVACVYADAPVLDGKSWPGGLWKGKGSAADWEVFKTIYGLKSERDIAEFKGNPIHNIKSIAQGGFPMIHVCGAADEVVPIEENTKPFEEAIKANGGAISVIYKEGVGHHPHSLENPTPIVDFILGATHQKVNFAQIPAPSAEFRSAAGWKEGKDWWAQANDIDSLCLASKEIDLLLIGNSITQGWGGNRPNVTYDPGREAAELYFKDLNWVGAGISGDRTQHLLYRLNNGNYEAARPKMVVLAIGVNNFGDNGAVEIANGIMKVLEVTKKKFSPQTKIMLFGPMPTGLAPSTDRRKKYNKIHDLIKHLGNDKNVFYYNLINEFSDEKGFLKSDLFSQDGIHLLPEGYKVWGKFIRDKYFIATK; from the coding sequence GTGAAGCAATTATTACTTTTAATTATTGGGTTATTTTCAATAGCTGAATCCATGGGGAGCACTTTTCAGGACCCCATTAAAATTGCCTGCGTAGGAAACAGTATAACCTATGGTTCGGGAGTGGCCAATAGGGAAAAAAATGCCTACCCGGAACAATTGCAGTCCATGCTGGGGAACACATATCAGGTACGGAATTTTGGGGTCAGCGGAAGTACCCTTTTAAAAAATGGAGACAAACCCTATTTAAAAACGGAAGCCTATTCCAATGCGTTGAAGTTTAGGCCCGATATCGTTTTTATAAAATTGGGCACTAATGATAGCAAGCTTTCAAATAGGGTTCATTTGGACAATTTCGAGGGGGATTATATAGACTTGGTCAATAGCTTTAAAAAGGAAAACGGGAATGCCAGAATAATTCTTTTACTTCCAGTTCCTGCATTTACTACCGATACTACACGGATATGGAATGAGGTGATCAAAAATAAGATCACCCCAATGACCCGCAGGGTTGCGTATAAGACAAATTCGGAGGTTTTGGATTTGTGCCAGCTGTTTATAGATCAACCTGGACTATTGCCCGATAAGATACACCCTTCTTCCCTTGGGGCAACAGTTATTGCCAAAAGGATATATGAAGCTGTAATTCAAAATGAAATTGAAAAATTAGAAATATTAAAATCCAAGGAGGTTAAAGTTTCGGAAACCGCAAATTTCTATGGTTACGATCTCACAGATTTTGAATACAAAGGTATCCCATGCAAGGTGGTGAAGCCCAAAAAAGTGGCTCCAGGAGCACCATGGGTACTAAGGGCGCGCTTTTGGGGTCATGAACCACAAACGGATATTGCCTTATTGGAAAGAGGCTTTCATATTGCCTATTGCGATGTGGCCAATTTGTTTGGTGGTCCTGAGGCGATGAAGCGATGGGACCGTTTTTATGGGTTGATGACCCAGGCCGGACTCTCCAAAAAAGTGGTGTTGGAAGGAATGAGCCGAGGAGGTTTGATTGTTTATAATTGGGCCGAAAAAAATCCGGAAAAAGTGGCCTGTGTTTACGCCGATGCCCCTGTACTTGATGGAAAAAGTTGGCCCGGTGGTTTATGGAAGGGGAAGGGAAGTGCAGCGGATTGGGAGGTCTTCAAAACAATATACGGCTTAAAAAGTGAAAGGGATATTGCCGAATTTAAAGGGAATCCTATCCACAATATTAAATCGATTGCACAGGGAGGCTTCCCCATGATTCATGTTTGTGGTGCCGCCGATGAGGTAGTGCCCATTGAGGAGAACACCAAGCCTTTCGAAGAGGCAATTAAGGCTAATGGAGGTGCAATTAGCGTTATTTACAAGGAGGGTGTGGGACATCATCCCCATAGTTTGGAAAATCCAACTCCTATTGTCGACTTTATTCTTGGCGCAACCCATCAGAAGGTGAACTTTGCTCAAATTCCAGCTCCGAGTGCCGAATTTAGATCTGCTGCGGGTTGGAAAGAAGGGAAGGATTGGTGGGCCCAGGCCAATGATATTGATTCCCTTTGCCTAGCGTCAAAAGAAATTGACTTACTGCTTATTGGGAATTCCATTACCCAAGGCTGGGGTGGAAATAGACCTAATGTCACCTATGACCCGGGTAGAGAAGCTGCAGAACTATATTTTAAAGATCTAAATTGGGTCGGTGCCGGTATTTCGGGAGACCGTACCCAACACCTTTTGTATCGATTAAATAATGGAAACTATGAAGCCGCTCGGCCAAAAATGGTGGTGCTGGCTATTGGTGTCAACAATTTTGGGGATAACGGTGCAGTGGAAATAGCCAACGGCATTATGAAGGTACTAGAGGTGACCAAGAAAAAATTTTCGCCACAAACAAAAATAATGTTATTCGGTCCCATGCCCACGGGCTTGGCCCCAAGTACGGATAGAAGGAAGAAATACAATAAAATCCACGACTTGATCAAGCATCTTGGAAATGACAAAAATGTATTCTATTACAATCTGATTAATGAATTTTCTGATGAAAAGGGATTTTTGAAATCCGATTTGTTTTCACAGGATGGCATACATTTATTACCCGAAGGATATAAGGTTTGGGGTAAATTTATTAGGGATAAATACTTTATAGCCACTAAATAG